A single genomic interval of Streptomyces showdoensis harbors:
- a CDS encoding GntR family transcriptional regulator: MEQGSTRGRTTDRSAAPPYGDAARVPEQTRTHDVRGEHTHGEDPAPGLAPRGVRRHSVRGQILEALRTALVGGELVPGEVYSAPALGERFGVSATPVREAMQQLATEGAVEVVPNRGFRVTERTPRELAELAEIRALIEVPVMLRLARTVPAARWAELRPLAEATGAAAARGDRAHYAEADRAFHRAVLALAGNQQLLVIADDLHRRSQWPLVSAPATRHGELVADAAEHSALLDALIAQDLQVVSSLVREHFAGAQD; the protein is encoded by the coding sequence GTGGAGCAGGGCAGCACGCGCGGGCGGACCACGGACCGCTCGGCCGCGCCGCCGTACGGCGACGCGGCGAGGGTCCCCGAACAGACCCGCACCCACGACGTCCGCGGCGAACACACCCACGGCGAGGACCCCGCCCCCGGCCTGGCCCCGCGCGGGGTCCGCCGGCACTCGGTCCGCGGCCAGATCCTCGAAGCCCTGCGCACCGCCCTGGTGGGCGGCGAACTCGTCCCCGGCGAGGTCTACTCCGCCCCCGCCCTCGGCGAGCGCTTCGGCGTCTCGGCGACCCCGGTGCGCGAGGCCATGCAGCAGCTCGCGACCGAGGGCGCCGTCGAGGTGGTGCCCAACCGCGGCTTCCGGGTCACCGAACGCACCCCCCGCGAACTCGCCGAGCTCGCCGAGATCCGCGCGCTCATCGAGGTCCCCGTCATGCTCCGCCTCGCGCGCACCGTCCCGGCCGCCCGCTGGGCCGAACTCCGCCCGCTCGCCGAGGCCACCGGGGCCGCCGCCGCCCGGGGCGACCGCGCCCACTACGCGGAGGCCGACCGGGCCTTCCACCGTGCCGTCCTCGCCCTGGCGGGCAACCAGCAGCTCCTCGTCATCGCCGACGACCTCCACCGCCGCTCCCAGTGGCCCCTCGTGAGCGCCCCCGCCACGCGGCACGGCGAACTGGTCGCGGACGCCGCCGAGCACAGCGCCCTGCTCGACGCCCTGATCGCCCAGGACCTGCAGGTCGTCTCCTCGCTCGTACGGGAGCATTTCGCGGGAGCGCAGGACTGA
- a CDS encoding ATP-binding protein has product MHPREPVRSDAGVGDMAGEARQPTQLLRRVGGADLTAVPEVRHALRAMLGAWGAPGATDVAELLTSELVTNALIHTDEGAVVTATVAPEQLRVEVRDFVTELHRPRVPHADDGTHGRGLVLVQALADSWGVENRGMGKVVWFELNGGAA; this is encoded by the coding sequence ATGCATCCCCGTGAGCCTGTTCGATCCGACGCAGGGGTGGGGGATATGGCCGGGGAGGCGCGACAGCCGACTCAACTGCTCAGAAGGGTGGGGGGCGCGGATCTCACCGCGGTGCCGGAAGTCCGGCACGCCTTACGCGCGATGCTGGGGGCCTGGGGCGCACCGGGCGCCACCGACGTCGCGGAACTGCTCACCAGCGAGCTGGTGACGAACGCCCTGATCCACACGGACGAGGGGGCGGTCGTGACCGCCACCGTCGCCCCCGAGCAGCTGCGGGTCGAGGTCCGGGACTTCGTCACCGAACTGCACCGCCCGCGCGTACCGCACGCCGACGACGGTACGCACGGCAGAGGGCTGGTGCTGGTCCAGGCGCTCGCCGACTCGTGGGGGGTGGAGAACCGCGGGATGGGCAAGGTGGTCTGGTTCGAACTGAACGGCGGGGCCGCCTGA
- a CDS encoding DUF456 domain-containing protein, with product MGVWQLLLIAMVMLLGLFGVLTPGVPGTWLVWAAVLWWSLHEQTGLAWILLVSSTGLLLLTQVVVWQLPPRRFRGVGITRRMVAYAGVGAVLGFLLIPVIGAVPGFVGGVYLSERLRLGGHGQARAATRAVMRAAGTSVLVELFACLLIVGAWAGAVIWG from the coding sequence ATGGGTGTGTGGCAGCTCCTGCTGATCGCGATGGTGATGCTGCTCGGACTGTTCGGGGTGCTGACGCCCGGCGTGCCGGGGACGTGGCTGGTGTGGGCGGCCGTGCTCTGGTGGTCGCTCCACGAGCAGACCGGGCTCGCCTGGATCCTCCTGGTCTCCTCGACGGGCCTGCTGCTCCTCACCCAGGTGGTCGTATGGCAGCTGCCGCCCCGCCGCTTCCGGGGCGTCGGCATCACCCGGCGGATGGTCGCGTACGCGGGGGTGGGCGCGGTCCTGGGCTTCCTGCTGATCCCGGTGATCGGCGCGGTCCCCGGGTTCGTCGGCGGGGTCTACCTGTCCGAGCGGCTGCGCCTCGGGGGCCACGGCCAGGCCCGGGCGGCCACCCGCGCGGTGATGCGGGCGGCGGGGACGAGCGTCCTGGTCGAGCTCTTCGCGTGCCTGCTGATCGTGGGGGCCTGGGCCGGGGCGGTGATCTGGGGCTGA
- a CDS encoding helix-turn-helix transcriptional regulator, which produces MLGAIGLDERQESAYRALVALGAAEVSDLAHRLALPEQDTERALRRLESQGLAAQSSARTGRWVAAPPGVALGALLTQQRHELEQAELAAALLAQEYRAEATEPAVHDLVEVVTGAGAVTHRFLQLQLGATEEVCALVTGKPIAVSGMENDAEAQAAERGVRYRVVIEREVLTLPSGLIELSAALGREERIRIVDRVPTKLVVADRSLAMVPLTGRGAEPAALVVHASGLLESLMGLFESVWREALPLRLGAGALVTEDETPGPDPTDLEILSLLLAGMTDASVAKQLELGLRTVQRRVKGLMELTGVTTRLQLGWHAYEKGWVARR; this is translated from the coding sequence ATGCTGGGTGCGATAGGTCTCGACGAACGGCAGGAGTCCGCCTACCGCGCGCTCGTCGCGCTGGGAGCGGCGGAGGTCTCCGATCTCGCGCACCGGCTCGCGCTGCCGGAGCAGGACACCGAGCGGGCGCTGCGCCGGCTGGAGTCTCAGGGCCTGGCCGCTCAGTCCTCGGCGCGCACCGGCCGCTGGGTCGCCGCGCCGCCCGGGGTGGCCCTCGGCGCGCTGCTCACCCAGCAGCGGCACGAGCTGGAGCAGGCGGAGCTGGCGGCGGCGCTGCTCGCGCAGGAGTACCGCGCCGAGGCGACCGAGCCCGCCGTGCACGACCTGGTCGAGGTGGTCACCGGCGCCGGGGCCGTCACCCACCGCTTCCTGCAGCTCCAGCTCGGCGCGACGGAGGAGGTCTGCGCCCTGGTGACGGGCAAGCCGATCGCCGTGTCCGGCATGGAGAACGACGCCGAGGCGCAGGCCGCGGAGCGGGGCGTGCGCTACCGGGTGGTCATCGAGCGCGAGGTGCTGACGCTGCCCTCGGGGCTGATCGAGCTGTCGGCGGCGCTCGGCCGCGAGGAGCGGATCCGGATCGTGGACCGGGTGCCGACCAAGCTGGTGGTCGCGGACCGCTCGCTGGCCATGGTCCCGCTCACCGGCCGCGGCGCGGAGCCGGCGGCGCTGGTGGTGCACGCGAGCGGTCTGCTGGAGTCGCTGATGGGCCTCTTCGAGTCGGTGTGGCGCGAGGCCCTGCCGCTGCGGCTGGGCGCCGGGGCGCTGGTGACGGAGGACGAGACGCCGGGCCCGGACCCGACGGACCTGGAGATCCTCTCGCTGCTGCTGGCCGGGATGACCGACGCGAGCGTGGCGAAGCAGCTGGAGCTGGGCCTGCGGACGGTGCAGCGGCGGGTGAAGGGCCTGATGGAGCTGACCGGGGTGACGACCCGGCTGCAGCTGGGCTGGCACGCGTACGAGAAGGGGTGGGTGGCCCGGCGGTAG
- a CDS encoding DUF2637 domain-containing protein yields the protein MRLTDISLDWLLPGGVMVAGVLTAVAVLARGKRAGDQAAADDSWERSEERRRRKEAVYGTASYVLLFCCAAVAAALSFHGLVGFGRQNLNLTGGWEYLVPFGLDGAAMFCSVLAVREASHGDAALGSRLLVWTFAGAAAWFNWVHAPRGLGHAGAPQFFAGMSLSAAVLFDRALKQTRRAALREQGLIPRPLPQIRMVRWLRAPRETFGAWSLMLLEGVRTLDEAVDEVREDRKEREANRIRRREQAKLDRARLKALNRQHRAFGRGGGRQVEVSALGTGTGAGSATPVQAAVAEPAIADPGQLPLRHRPSLQAVKGAEPRTGESRTVDLTAEDDTQTLPRLDSLERKLADLEQQFG from the coding sequence ATGAGACTGACCGACATATCGCTGGACTGGCTGCTTCCGGGCGGCGTGATGGTGGCGGGAGTCCTGACGGCGGTGGCGGTGCTCGCGCGCGGGAAGCGCGCCGGTGACCAGGCCGCGGCCGACGACTCCTGGGAGCGCAGCGAGGAACGCCGCAGACGCAAGGAGGCGGTCTACGGAACCGCCTCGTACGTCCTGCTCTTCTGCTGCGCGGCGGTCGCCGCGGCGCTCTCCTTCCACGGACTCGTCGGCTTCGGCCGGCAGAACCTCAACCTCACCGGGGGCTGGGAGTACCTGGTCCCGTTCGGGCTCGACGGTGCCGCGATGTTCTGCTCGGTGCTCGCCGTCCGCGAGGCCAGCCACGGCGACGCGGCCCTCGGCTCTCGCCTCCTGGTCTGGACGTTCGCGGGGGCCGCGGCCTGGTTCAACTGGGTGCACGCCCCGCGCGGCCTGGGCCACGCGGGGGCCCCGCAGTTCTTCGCGGGGATGTCCCTGTCGGCGGCGGTCCTCTTCGACCGGGCGCTGAAGCAGACCAGGCGGGCGGCGCTGCGCGAGCAGGGCCTGATCCCGAGGCCGCTGCCGCAGATCCGGATGGTCCGCTGGCTGCGGGCGCCCCGGGAGACCTTCGGCGCCTGGTCGCTGATGCTCCTCGAAGGCGTACGGACCCTGGACGAGGCCGTCGACGAGGTGCGCGAGGACCGCAAGGAGCGGGAGGCCAACCGGATCCGCAGGCGGGAGCAGGCGAAGCTGGACCGGGCGCGGCTGAAGGCGCTCAACCGGCAGCACCGCGCCTTCGGGCGCGGGGGCGGCCGTCAGGTGGAGGTGTCGGCCCTGGGGACCGGCACGGGTGCGGGCTCCGCGACGCCGGTGCAGGCCGCCGTCGCGGAGCCCGCCATAGCGGACCCCGGACAGCTGCCGCTTCGACACCGGCCCTCCCTGCAAGCCGTGAAGGGCGCTGAGCCGCGCACGGGCGAGTCCCGGACGGTGGACCTCACCGCCGAGGACGACACCCAGACGCTGCCCAGGCTCGACTCCCTGGAGCGCAAGCTGGCCGACCTGGAGCAGCAGTTCGGCTGA
- a CDS encoding S8 family peptidase: MRPISRTALGAATAAVLAVTAVAASAAAAPQDAQATGKRPLVGSETAARGGQRPATVTLVTGDRVLVTRDAEGNPAATALPREDGTLPLVQTRRSGQDLYVYPEGATAALAAGRVDEELFNVTGLVRQGYDDAGSATLPLIAVYGTDLATARALPAAPRGATRGQVLKTVDAVALKADKKQAATFWADVTAPAAARSAGGLKKLWLDRKVQATLERSTAQVHAPEAWAAGYDGTGTKVAVLDTGADAEHPDLKGRIIAAENFTDSAGADDRQGHGTHTISTVGGSGAASGGRKKGVAPGAALLNGKVLNDSGSGATSWIIAGMEWAVAQGADVVSMSLGNPSETDCTDPMSVAAEQLAQNKGTLFVIAAGNSGPGNNTVSSPGCAPSVLTVGATDRDDSTAYFSSRGPASDTGHTLKPEIAAPGVGISAAAAGGRGVYAYQSMSGTSMATPHVAGAAAIVKQRHPDWTAQQIKAALVSSADSGVPGDAREVGGGRLDVKAAVDQTVLSAPAVQGGTFAWPQDRSDRTTVAVPYTNTGDRPVTLSLAVEKLTGNDGSAVRSSVAGLGARTVTVPAGATVEVPLRIDPSAHLDRAQYGDVTGRVVATTRGGVHVSTPFALYVEPETLTLRVKLIDRRGAPADGASSVDVIGTDDATGSRRFNQGSADQVYRLRAGSYFLSSFVTTPDPGEGATLTDSISYLARPQLELRKDTTVVLDARRAHRLSVRTDKPSELRGATLAFARSWDDTWLHAGTAAGPRTVRGYYASVEGRADDGDFEFGSYWRAAAPQIERLATGDGTRLHPLTGSLASDNLDGTGSARLVDAGTGTPAELAAAGVRGRIALVRLPDDSTNAGALARNAKAAGAVAVVTYHQAAGRWYPGGAFTGLGLPVLSVPADEAVALLGKLSRGEVTLSWKATAKSPYLYNLAFPETRPVHDDRSYRVRDRALGRTDSRYGSAGIATDFMEFATAHRPDGTSVSFGSLETVPAPGTRTEYHTAGDTAWRQLVGSSFPFGELMVGTPHAYTPGERRTERWYDGVIAPTAPRDAAGKPVLVAERQGDLIGFADAMWGDSTHHAEPGSFGDIGNLRLSRDGEPIGETGWPSGVFEVPSEPGTYTLEQNTMKIGSKVWARSTSVNSVWKFTSKLDESVYSQGIPILFPRYDLPEDGLKTLAATDGQRIGLGVTGHAGYTPAALTSATLSYSYDGGETWTAARVSQQGGGWTATVNHAGAAGRQVTLKTQLTDAKGNSVTQTVVRAYDVR, from the coding sequence ATGCGCCCGATTTCGCGTACGGCCCTGGGGGCGGCGACCGCCGCCGTCCTGGCCGTCACCGCGGTCGCGGCGTCCGCGGCCGCAGCGCCGCAGGACGCCCAGGCGACCGGCAAGCGACCGCTGGTCGGCAGCGAGACCGCCGCCCGGGGCGGGCAGCGGCCCGCCACCGTCACCCTGGTGACCGGCGACCGGGTGCTGGTCACCCGGGACGCCGAGGGCAACCCGGCCGCCACCGCGCTGCCCCGCGAGGACGGCACCCTGCCGCTCGTCCAGACCCGCCGCTCCGGCCAGGACCTGTACGTCTACCCCGAGGGCGCCACCGCCGCGCTCGCCGCCGGCCGGGTCGACGAGGAGCTCTTCAACGTCACCGGCCTCGTCCGCCAGGGCTACGACGACGCCGGCTCCGCCACCCTGCCGCTGATCGCCGTCTACGGCACCGATCTGGCCACCGCCCGCGCCCTCCCCGCCGCCCCGCGCGGCGCCACCCGCGGCCAGGTCCTGAAGACCGTCGACGCCGTCGCCCTCAAGGCCGACAAGAAGCAGGCCGCCACCTTCTGGGCCGACGTCACCGCCCCCGCCGCCGCGCGCTCGGCCGGCGGCCTCAAGAAGCTGTGGCTGGACCGCAAGGTCCAGGCCACCCTGGAGCGTTCCACCGCCCAGGTGCACGCCCCCGAGGCCTGGGCCGCCGGCTACGACGGCACCGGCACCAAGGTCGCCGTCCTCGACACCGGCGCCGACGCCGAACACCCCGACCTCAAGGGCCGGATCATCGCCGCGGAGAACTTCACCGACTCCGCCGGCGCCGACGACCGCCAGGGCCACGGCACCCACACCATCTCCACCGTCGGCGGCTCCGGCGCCGCCAGCGGCGGCAGGAAGAAGGGCGTCGCGCCCGGCGCCGCCCTCCTCAACGGCAAGGTCCTCAACGACTCCGGCTCCGGCGCCACTTCGTGGATCATCGCCGGCATGGAGTGGGCCGTCGCCCAGGGCGCCGACGTCGTCTCCATGAGCCTCGGCAACCCCTCCGAGACCGACTGCACCGACCCGATGAGCGTCGCCGCCGAGCAACTCGCCCAGAACAAGGGCACGTTGTTCGTCATCGCCGCCGGAAACTCCGGACCCGGCAACAACACCGTCTCCTCGCCCGGCTGCGCGCCGAGCGTCCTCACCGTCGGCGCCACCGACCGCGACGACTCCACCGCGTACTTCTCCAGCCGCGGCCCCGCCTCCGACACGGGCCACACCCTCAAGCCGGAGATCGCCGCCCCCGGCGTCGGCATCTCCGCGGCCGCGGCCGGCGGCCGCGGCGTGTACGCCTACCAGTCGATGTCCGGCACCTCGATGGCCACCCCGCACGTCGCGGGCGCCGCCGCCATCGTCAAGCAGCGCCACCCCGACTGGACCGCCCAGCAGATCAAGGCCGCCCTGGTCTCCTCCGCCGACAGCGGCGTCCCCGGCGACGCCCGCGAGGTCGGCGGCGGCCGCCTCGACGTCAAGGCCGCCGTCGACCAGACCGTCCTCTCCGCCCCCGCCGTCCAGGGCGGCACCTTCGCCTGGCCGCAGGACCGCAGCGACCGCACCACCGTCGCCGTGCCCTACACCAACACCGGCGACCGGCCCGTCACCCTCTCCCTCGCCGTCGAGAAGCTCACCGGCAACGACGGCTCCGCCGTCCGGTCCTCCGTCGCCGGGCTCGGCGCGCGCACCGTCACCGTCCCGGCCGGCGCCACCGTCGAGGTCCCGCTCCGCATCGACCCCTCCGCCCACCTGGACCGCGCCCAGTACGGCGACGTCACCGGACGGGTGGTCGCCACCACCCGCGGCGGGGTCCACGTCTCCACCCCGTTCGCGCTGTACGTCGAGCCCGAGACCCTCACCCTGCGCGTCAAGCTGATCGACCGCCGGGGCGCGCCCGCCGACGGCGCCTCCTCCGTCGACGTCATCGGCACCGACGACGCCACCGGCTCCCGCCGCTTCAACCAGGGCTCCGCCGACCAGGTCTACCGGCTGCGCGCCGGCAGCTACTTCCTCTCCTCCTTCGTCACCACCCCCGACCCGGGCGAGGGCGCGACGCTGACCGACTCGATCAGCTACCTGGCCCGCCCGCAGCTGGAGCTGAGGAAGGACACCACCGTCGTCCTCGACGCCCGCCGGGCCCACCGGCTCTCGGTCCGCACCGACAAGCCGTCCGAACTCCGGGGCGCCACCCTCGCGTTCGCCCGCTCCTGGGACGACACCTGGCTGCACGCCGGCACCGCCGCCGGACCGCGCACCGTCCGCGGCTACTACGCCTCCGTCGAGGGCCGCGCCGACGACGGCGACTTCGAGTTCGGCAGCTACTGGCGCGCCGCCGCCCCGCAGATCGAGCGCCTCGCCACCGGCGACGGGACGCGACTGCACCCGCTGACCGGCTCCCTCGCCTCCGACAACCTCGACGGGACCGGCTCCGCCCGCCTCGTCGACGCGGGCACCGGCACCCCCGCCGAGCTCGCGGCCGCCGGAGTGCGGGGCCGGATCGCCCTGGTCCGCCTCCCCGACGACAGCACCAACGCGGGCGCCCTCGCCCGCAACGCCAAGGCGGCCGGAGCCGTCGCCGTGGTCACGTACCACCAGGCCGCCGGCCGCTGGTACCCCGGCGGCGCGTTCACCGGCCTCGGCCTGCCGGTCCTCTCCGTCCCCGCCGACGAGGCGGTCGCCCTGCTCGGCAAGCTGTCCCGCGGCGAGGTCACCCTCTCCTGGAAGGCCACCGCGAAGAGCCCCTACCTCTACAACCTCGCCTTCCCGGAGACCCGCCCGGTCCACGACGACCGGAGCTACCGGGTGCGGGACCGCGCCCTGGGCCGCACGGACTCCCGCTACGGCTCGGCCGGCATCGCCACCGACTTCATGGAGTTCGCCACCGCCCACCGTCCCGACGGCACCTCCGTCTCCTTCGGCTCGCTGGAGACCGTCCCGGCCCCCGGCACCCGCACCGAGTACCACACCGCGGGCGACACGGCCTGGCGGCAGCTGGTCGGCAGCAGCTTCCCGTTCGGCGAGCTCATGGTCGGCACCCCGCACGCCTACACCCCCGGCGAGCGGCGCACCGAGCGCTGGTACGACGGCGTCATCGCCCCCACCGCCCCGCGCGACGCGGCCGGCAAGCCGGTCCTCGTCGCCGAGCGCCAGGGCGACCTCATCGGATTCGCCGACGCCATGTGGGGCGACTCCACCCACCACGCCGAGCCCGGCTCCTTCGGCGACATCGGCAACCTCCGCCTGAGCAGGGACGGCGAGCCGATCGGTGAGACCGGCTGGCCGTCCGGAGTCTTCGAGGTCCCGTCCGAGCCCGGCACGTACACGCTCGAGCAGAACACCATGAAGATCGGCAGCAAGGTGTGGGCCCGCTCCACATCCGTCAACTCGGTGTGGAAATTCACCTCCAAGCTCGACGAGAGCGTCTATTCTCAGGGCATCCCGATTCTCTTCCCCCGGTACGACCTTCCGGAGGACGGACTCAAGACCCTCGCCGCGACGGACGGCCAGCGGATCGGCCTCGGCGTCACGGGTCACGCGGGTTACACTCCCGCGGCCCTCACCTCGGCCACGCTCTCGTACTCCTACGACGGGGGCGAGACCTGGACCGCGGCCCGGGTCTCCCAGCAGGGCGGCGGCTGGACCGCGACCGTGAACCACGCGGGCGCGGCCGGCAGGCAGGTCACCCTGAAGACCCAACTGACGGACGCCAAGGGCAACTCCGTCACCCAGACCGTGGTCCGCGCTTACGACGTGCGCTGA
- a CDS encoding (2Fe-2S)-binding protein, translating to MAVPTLLTSAPASPVAASYARLGEVFSGLRVDERGRDERMPCGTGWVGADELGAGGAALDAFLAWDETQVRRDYGRSARPDVVASFGLHRYAWPACLLVTLPWFLHRRVPRLPARNVAFQRALGRLAVKVEEFACLPDDPAATLPGARVVPDEEALRAEVRASLGEHFEELLAGFGPRMRRGRRALWGMVTDEIVEGLWYIGELLGEEGRAMAELELLMPGTAKPYVGAAGFRELEGSADACGASRSTRDRATCCFFYTLRPEDTCLTCPRTADPERVRRLAAAG from the coding sequence ATGGCCGTCCCCACACTGCTGACGTCTGCTCCCGCCTCGCCCGTCGCGGCCTCCTACGCCCGGCTCGGCGAGGTCTTCTCCGGTCTGCGCGTCGACGAACGCGGCCGGGACGAACGGATGCCGTGCGGCACGGGCTGGGTCGGCGCGGACGAGCTGGGGGCCGGCGGCGCCGCCCTGGACGCCTTCCTCGCCTGGGACGAGACGCAGGTGCGGCGCGACTACGGGCGCTCGGCCCGCCCCGACGTGGTCGCGAGCTTCGGCCTCCACCGGTACGCCTGGCCCGCCTGCCTGCTGGTGACGCTCCCCTGGTTCCTGCACCGCCGGGTCCCCCGGCTGCCCGCGCGCAACGTGGCCTTCCAGCGCGCCCTGGGGCGGCTCGCCGTCAAGGTCGAGGAGTTCGCCTGCCTGCCCGACGACCCGGCCGCCACCCTGCCCGGCGCCCGCGTGGTCCCGGACGAGGAGGCGCTGCGGGCCGAGGTGCGGGCCTCGCTCGGCGAGCACTTCGAGGAGCTCCTGGCCGGGTTCGGGCCGCGGATGCGCCGCGGCCGGCGGGCGCTGTGGGGCATGGTGACGGACGAGATCGTCGAGGGGCTCTGGTACATCGGCGAACTGCTCGGCGAGGAGGGCCGGGCGATGGCGGAGCTGGAGCTGCTCATGCCGGGCACGGCCAAGCCGTACGTGGGCGCCGCGGGCTTCCGCGAGCTGGAGGGCTCGGCCGATGCCTGCGGAGCGAGCCGTTCCACCCGCGACCGGGCGACCTGCTGCTTCTTCTACACCCTGCGCCCCGAGGACACCTGCCTCACCTGTCCGCGCACCGCCGACCCGGAGCGGGTGCGCAGGCTCGCCGCGGCCGGCTGA
- a CDS encoding protein phosphatase 2C domain-containing protein, with translation MTQQGDNWWDKLYDAAAPDAGPVPTPDSLDDRFDSASRTTTLDRPPEAPVADGAPPPPPPAERAPAEDPPPAEQPAPTLQVPAPRPRTGHVGNRPPTYDAEPTALPAALPGELDALVADTVLDGARYGAYTLRAASVRGDSARFRGEPRRDALLTARFGQDEAALVLVAVAAGRRAAEHAHLAAADVCHWIAESVGRSHARLSEDIRSGRRGDLKSGLHRLTDRTYGRLRTRAAERGLEPEEYTAGLRCLLLSADPGCRTRIFFGIGTGGLFRLRDGAWQDIEPLLPETTAGAPVVGFGSPPPAPPEATEEGDRLTMDLGITTAPGPLVEEPPPPAEPFRFRASVARPGDTLLLASPGLAEPLRGEPALARELAARWAGAEAPGLAAFLADTQLRVTGYADDRTGVAVWEA, from the coding sequence ATGACTCAGCAGGGGGACAACTGGTGGGACAAGCTCTACGACGCGGCGGCCCCGGACGCCGGGCCCGTCCCGACGCCCGACAGCCTTGACGACCGCTTCGACTCCGCGTCCAGGACCACGACCCTGGACAGGCCGCCCGAGGCCCCCGTGGCCGACGGGGCCCCGCCGCCCCCGCCGCCCGCGGAACGGGCGCCCGCGGAGGACCCGCCCCCCGCGGAGCAGCCCGCCCCCACCCTCCAGGTCCCCGCGCCCCGCCCCCGTACCGGACACGTCGGGAACCGGCCGCCGACCTACGACGCCGAACCCACCGCCCTGCCCGCGGCCCTGCCCGGGGAGCTCGACGCGCTCGTCGCCGACACCGTGCTCGACGGGGCCCGCTACGGCGCCTACACCCTGCGCGCCGCCTCCGTCCGCGGCGACTCCGCCCGCTTCCGCGGCGAACCCCGTCGCGACGCCCTGCTCACCGCCCGCTTCGGCCAGGACGAGGCCGCCCTCGTCCTCGTCGCCGTCGCCGCCGGCCGGCGCGCCGCCGAGCACGCCCACCTGGCCGCCGCCGACGTATGCCACTGGATCGCCGAATCCGTCGGCCGCAGCCACGCCCGGCTCTCCGAGGACATCCGCTCCGGCCGCCGCGGCGACCTCAAGTCGGGCCTCCACCGGCTCACCGACCGCACCTACGGCCGGCTCCGCACCCGGGCCGCCGAGCGCGGCCTCGAACCCGAGGAGTACACGGCCGGCCTGCGCTGCCTGCTGCTCTCCGCCGACCCCGGCTGCCGCACCCGGATCTTCTTCGGCATCGGCACCGGCGGCCTCTTCCGGCTGCGCGACGGCGCCTGGCAGGACATCGAGCCGCTCCTCCCGGAGACCACCGCGGGCGCACCCGTCGTCGGCTTCGGCTCCCCGCCCCCGGCGCCCCCCGAGGCCACCGAGGAGGGCGACCGCCTCACCATGGACCTGGGCATCACGACCGCCCCCGGCCCGCTCGTGGAGGAGCCCCCGCCCCCCGCCGAACCCTTCCGCTTCCGCGCCTCCGTCGCCCGCCCCGGGGACACGCTGCTGCTGGCCTCCCCCGGCCTGGCCGAGCCGCTGCGCGGCGAACCCGCCCTCGCCCGCGAGCTCGCCGCCCGCTGGGCCGGCGCCGAAGCGCCCGGGCTCGCCGCCTTCCTCGCCGACACCCAGCTGCGCGTCACCGGCTACGCCGACGACCGTACGGGGGTGGCCGTCTGGGAGGCGTAA